Proteins from one Bacteroides sp. genomic window:
- a CDS encoding ubiquinone/menaquinone biosynthesis methyltransferase has translation MEASEKKNYRPLQKMFMSVPPKYDLINRVLTLRFDESWRKKATKALLDNKPKRLLDLCTGTGDLAFRLEKNAPAGTEIYAIDFSQPMLELARKKASERNGSKVDFRYGDAADLPYEDGFFDGVGIAFAFRNLTYKNPDTDKFFAQILRVLRPGGQFVAVETSQPDNPVMRGLFHAQMRYITAPVGGLLSGDKPAYKYLAHSASDFYTPEEMKKILLKAGFSQV, from the coding sequence TTGGAAGCATCCGAAAAGAAAAACTACCGGCCCCTGCAAAAGATGTTTATGTCGGTACCCCCAAAATATGACCTTATCAACCGTGTCTTAACCCTTCGATTCGATGAGAGCTGGCGCAAAAAAGCCACGAAGGCGCTGCTGGATAATAAACCCAAGAGGCTTTTGGATCTTTGTACCGGAACGGGCGACCTTGCCTTTCGTCTCGAAAAAAATGCTCCTGCCGGAACCGAAATTTATGCCATTGATTTCAGCCAGCCCATGCTTGAGTTGGCACGCAAGAAAGCTTCAGAAAGGAACGGCAGCAAGGTCGATTTTCGTTATGGAGATGCGGCCGATTTGCCCTATGAAGATGGCTTTTTTGATGGCGTGGGCATTGCCTTTGCCTTTCGTAACCTGACCTATAAGAATCCAGATACGGATAAATTCTTTGCCCAGATACTCCGGGTGTTGAGACCCGGAGGACAATTTGTGGCTGTGGAAACCAGTCAGCCTGATAACCCTGTGATGCGTGGTTTGTTTCACGCCCAGATGCGGTATATCACTGCGCCGGTGGGTGGTTTGCTTTCGGGAGATAAACCGGCCTATAAATATCTTGCCCATTCAGCTTCCGATTTTTATACCCCCGAAGAAATGAAAAAGATCCTGTTGAAGGCAGGGTTCAGCCAAGTG
- a CDS encoding M28 family metallopeptidase, whose amino-acid sequence MKKNVIIILLAIGLGVPGCSPNADKDFFQAEAVIDGEAMVEYIKVLASDEFMGRAPFTEGEELTINYLQQQFIGLGLEPAFNGSYFQEVPLIEVKVKPAETLRLTNGKGELMFNNLSEFVAFSRKVQPFTKIEDAPVVFAGYGIVAPEYGWNDYEGLDARGKIVLVLVNDPGLATGDPDLFTGNAMTYYGRWTYKYEEAARQGATGLLIVHNTRGAGYPWSVVVNGAVSPNLYLQDENGYAEFADVEGWLTTEAAEELFSFAGLEFSELSAKAAEPNFKAVDLNTRLSFEMESTFTYDVSQNVVGVMPGTDLADEVIIFSAHWDHFGIGPVINGDSIYRGAVDNGTSLAWMLEIAKAFGKLENRSRRSLMFLAPTAEEQGLLGALWYAKHPAFPLEKTVANFNNDLMLPVGRMHDVMITGFGQSTLDDLVEEAAQRQDRYVVADPTPESGMYYRADHFAFARAGVPALFARGNMDHREHGREWMAQKEKDWLANNYHKPADKYEAETWNMDGIVEDARLAFYIAWKLANSNDWPKWKEGSEFKAIRESYFPE is encoded by the coding sequence ATGAAAAAGAACGTGATCATTATCTTACTGGCCATTGGGCTTGGGGTTCCTGGTTGCAGCCCGAATGCAGATAAGGATTTTTTTCAGGCAGAAGCGGTTATCGATGGAGAAGCCATGGTAGAATACATCAAGGTGCTTGCCTCTGATGAATTTATGGGTCGTGCGCCTTTTACTGAAGGCGAGGAACTTACCATTAATTATTTGCAGCAACAGTTCATCGGCCTCGGTTTAGAGCCTGCCTTCAACGGGAGTTATTTCCAGGAGGTGCCGCTGATTGAAGTGAAGGTGAAACCAGCTGAAACCCTCAGGTTGACGAATGGGAAAGGAGAGCTGATGTTCAATAATCTCAGCGAATTTGTGGCTTTTTCGCGAAAAGTACAGCCATTCACAAAGATTGAGGACGCCCCGGTGGTGTTTGCCGGATATGGCATCGTAGCCCCTGAATACGGATGGAATGATTACGAAGGGCTGGATGCTCGCGGAAAGATCGTTTTGGTGCTGGTCAATGACCCCGGTCTGGCAACAGGAGATCCGGATCTTTTCACCGGGAATGCCATGACCTATTATGGCCGCTGGACCTATAAATATGAAGAAGCGGCGCGGCAAGGTGCCACAGGTTTGCTTATCGTACATAATACACGAGGGGCGGGCTACCCCTGGAGTGTGGTGGTAAACGGGGCGGTTTCACCCAACCTCTACCTGCAGGATGAGAACGGTTATGCTGAGTTTGCTGATGTAGAGGGCTGGCTCACTACTGAGGCCGCTGAGGAACTGTTCTCATTTGCCGGGCTGGAATTCTCCGAACTGTCGGCAAAGGCCGCCGAGCCAAATTTCAAAGCTGTTGATCTGAATACCCGCCTTTCATTTGAGATGGAAAGCACATTTACCTATGATGTATCTCAAAACGTGGTTGGGGTTATGCCGGGTACGGATCTTGCCGATGAGGTCATTATTTTCTCGGCTCACTGGGATCATTTTGGCATTGGCCCCGTGATAAACGGTGATTCCATTTATCGTGGTGCGGTAGATAATGGCACTTCCCTTGCCTGGATGCTGGAAATAGCCAAAGCTTTTGGCAAACTGGAAAACAGGTCCCGTCGTTCGTTGATGTTTCTGGCACCTACCGCTGAAGAACAAGGGCTGTTGGGCGCCCTTTGGTATGCAAAACATCCTGCATTTCCGCTGGAAAAGACGGTGGCTAACTTCAACAACGACCTGATGCTTCCCGTTGGGCGGATGCACGATGTGATGATTACCGGTTTCGGGCAATCGACCCTGGATGATCTGGTGGAGGAAGCAGCGCAAAGGCAGGATCGTTATGTGGTGGCCGACCCCACGCCTGAGTCAGGGATGTATTATCGTGCTGACCATTTTGCCTTTGCTAGGGCAGGAGTGCCCGCGCTTTTTGCCCGGGGTAATATGGATCATCGTGAACACGGCCGCGAATGGATGGCACAAAAGGAAAAAGATTGGCTGGCTAATAACTATCATAAACCAGCAGACAAATATGAGGCTGAGACCTGGAACATGGATGGCATCGTGGAGGATGCGCGCCTGGCATTTTATATCGCCTGGAAACTGGCGAACAGCAATGATTGGCCAAAATGGAAGGAAGGATCGGAGTTTAAGGCGATAAGAGAAAGTTATTTTCCGGAGTAA
- a CDS encoding GxxExxY protein, which translates to MSLEIENRLSNIIIGCAIEVHKLLGPGILESAYKECLYYELIRSGLNVQNEKPMPVIYKKVKLDHGYRIDLLVEDRVVIEIKITDCFTDVHLAQVLTYLRLGN; encoded by the coding sequence ATGAGCTTGGAAATAGAGAACAGGCTATCAAACATTATCATTGGATGTGCTATTGAAGTCCACAAATTATTAGGGCCAGGAATACTCGAATCCGCATATAAAGAATGCTTGTATTACGAATTAATAAGATCAGGCCTGAATGTCCAAAATGAAAAACCAATGCCTGTCATTTACAAGAAAGTGAAACTTGATCATGGTTATCGCATCGACTTACTTGTTGAGGATAGGGTAGTTATTGAGATTAAAATAACGGACTGCTTTACAGACGTGCATCTTGCACAGGTCCTTACCTATTTAAGACTTGGCAACTAA
- a CDS encoding TatD family hydrolase, producing MNTNPLFIDMHTHGPARPGVRSLRNVFLSDIDSFNTSGDQLLSVGLHPWNIRGKEDPAILKEQLHFALGYPKVVAVGETGLDKAIEMPMEMQEAIFRIHAELSESLQMPLVIHCVRAFQEVLGLRKLLKASQPWIFHGFSGSAQLAKQCLDAGCLLSFGPAIIKDHNRALHSLLHIGLDDFFLETDDSGLEIEAVYDRAAQLKQTNQEVLGERIYKRFTKLFGE from the coding sequence ATGAACACAAACCCACTTTTTATTGATATGCATACCCATGGACCGGCCAGGCCGGGGGTGAGGTCACTGCGCAATGTTTTTCTTTCCGATATTGACAGTTTCAACACCAGCGGCGACCAGTTATTGTCCGTTGGATTGCATCCCTGGAATATCCGTGGTAAGGAGGATCCTGCAATCCTGAAGGAACAGTTGCATTTTGCCCTTGGCTATCCTAAGGTGGTTGCTGTTGGAGAAACCGGACTGGATAAGGCCATTGAAATGCCAATGGAAATGCAGGAAGCCATTTTCAGGATCCACGCTGAACTATCTGAATCCCTCCAAATGCCCCTGGTGATTCATTGCGTGCGTGCTTTTCAGGAGGTGCTGGGCCTAAGGAAGCTACTGAAGGCAAGCCAGCCCTGGATTTTTCATGGGTTCAGTGGATCGGCGCAACTTGCAAAGCAATGTCTCGATGCTGGCTGCCTGCTTTCATTTGGCCCCGCCATAATTAAGGACCACAATCGCGCTTTGCATAGCCTTCTTCATATTGGCCTGGATGATTTCTTTCTGGAGACTGACGATTCTGGTCTGGAGATCGAGGCAGTATATGATCGTGCCGCCCAGTTGAAACAAACCAACCAGGAGGTGCTCGGAGAAAGAATTTATAAACGGTTTACAAAGCTTTTTGGGGAATAG
- the ppdK gene encoding pyruvate, phosphate dikinase: MKNKKVYFFGGKRADGDSTLRNLLGGKGANLAEMVNIGAPVPPGFTITTEVCTLYNLQGRENVVEAIKAEVHENMRKVEAQMGAGFGDKDNPLLMSVRSGARASMPGMMDTVLNLGLNEATLEGLAKKTGNERFVWDSYRRFVQMYGDVVMGMKPANKEDHDPFDEIMDHLKEEKGAKNDQDLSTDDLKELVKRFKKAVKEVTGKDFPEDPWEQLWGSVMAVFESWNNPRATYYRKMHNIPAEWGTAVNVQAMVFGNMGDTSATGVAFTRDAATGENIFNGEYLVNAQGEDVVAGIRTPRQITKEGSLRWAKLQGVSEEERKANYPSLEELFPELYKQLDELQNNLENHYRDMQDLEFTIQEGKLWMLQTRNGKRTGPAMVKIAMDKMRDGSLKEEEAIMRVEPNKLDELLHPVFEKNELAKSKILAKGLPASPGAATGKIVFFADDAAEWAAKGEKVILVRLETSPEDLAGMDAAEGILTARGGMTSHAAVVARGMGKCCVSGAGACIINYKNKTMTIGSTVLKEGDFISLNGTTGEVIDGKVKTVDPEMSGDFAELMNLAEKHTRMYVRTNADTPKDARVAREFGAKGIGLCRTEHMFFEGERIKAMREMILADNEEGRRKALKKLLPIQREDFEGIFEAMQDLPVTVRLLDPPLHEFLPQEPENQAVMAKEMGITPEEVKAKVDSLHEQNPMLGHRGCRLGNTYPEISEMQARAIMEAAVNLKKKGIKAIPEIMIPLTGTFEEMKLQEEIVRTTCEQVLEENNERIEYLVGTMIEIPRATLIADKIAQTAEFFSFGTNDLTQMTFGYSRDDAGRFLPVYLEKGLLKHDPFQVLDQEGVGQLVRIGVERGRQGRPGLKVGICGEHGGEPSSVEFCNSVGMDYVSCSPFRVPIARLAAAQAVVRENLTKKGGAGYTTA; the protein is encoded by the coding sequence ATGAAGAATAAAAAGGTATACTTCTTCGGCGGCAAGCGTGCCGATGGTGACTCTACCCTTCGTAACCTGCTTGGAGGTAAAGGCGCTAACCTGGCCGAGATGGTGAACATTGGAGCACCCGTACCTCCCGGATTTACAATTACCACAGAAGTTTGCACCCTCTATAACCTCCAAGGCCGCGAAAATGTGGTTGAGGCCATTAAAGCTGAAGTTCATGAAAACATGCGTAAAGTGGAAGCCCAGATGGGTGCCGGTTTCGGTGATAAGGATAACCCCCTGCTGATGTCGGTCCGTTCAGGTGCCAGGGCATCTATGCCTGGCATGATGGATACCGTCCTTAACCTGGGTTTGAACGAAGCCACCCTGGAGGGACTTGCCAAGAAAACCGGTAATGAACGCTTTGTATGGGACTCCTACCGCCGTTTCGTTCAGATGTACGGCGATGTGGTTATGGGCATGAAACCCGCAAATAAAGAAGACCACGATCCTTTTGATGAGATCATGGATCACCTCAAAGAAGAAAAAGGTGCCAAAAACGACCAGGACCTTTCCACCGATGACCTGAAAGAACTGGTTAAACGCTTCAAGAAGGCAGTGAAGGAAGTTACCGGAAAAGACTTCCCGGAAGACCCGTGGGAGCAGCTCTGGGGATCCGTAATGGCTGTTTTCGAATCGTGGAACAACCCCCGTGCCACCTATTATCGTAAAATGCACAACATCCCCGCAGAATGGGGAACCGCTGTAAACGTCCAGGCCATGGTATTTGGCAATATGGGCGACACTTCGGCTACTGGAGTGGCCTTTACCCGTGATGCTGCCACCGGTGAAAATATCTTCAATGGTGAATACCTTGTCAATGCACAGGGAGAAGACGTGGTGGCCGGTATCCGTACCCCCCGCCAGATCACCAAAGAAGGCTCACTGCGCTGGGCCAAACTACAGGGCGTAAGCGAAGAAGAAAGGAAAGCCAACTATCCTTCTCTGGAAGAGCTTTTTCCTGAGCTTTACAAGCAACTCGATGAACTGCAGAATAACCTGGAAAATCACTACCGTGATATGCAGGACCTGGAGTTCACCATTCAGGAAGGCAAACTTTGGATGCTTCAGACCCGCAATGGTAAACGTACTGGCCCAGCTATGGTGAAGATCGCGATGGATAAGATGCGCGATGGCAGCCTCAAGGAAGAAGAAGCCATTATGCGCGTTGAGCCCAACAAACTGGACGAGCTGCTCCACCCCGTTTTCGAGAAGAATGAATTGGCCAAATCCAAAATCCTGGCCAAAGGATTGCCCGCCTCCCCTGGTGCTGCCACCGGAAAAATTGTCTTCTTTGCCGATGATGCTGCTGAATGGGCTGCAAAAGGGGAAAAAGTAATTCTGGTGCGTTTGGAAACATCTCCTGAAGACCTGGCCGGTATGGATGCTGCTGAAGGTATTCTCACTGCCCGTGGAGGGATGACCTCACACGCAGCTGTTGTGGCTCGCGGCATGGGTAAATGCTGTGTGTCGGGCGCAGGTGCCTGCATCATTAATTACAAGAATAAAACAATGACCATTGGCAGCACTGTCTTGAAAGAAGGAGACTTCATTTCGCTGAACGGTACCACAGGTGAAGTAATTGATGGGAAAGTGAAGACCGTTGACCCGGAGATGAGCGGCGACTTTGCTGAATTGATGAATCTGGCCGAAAAGCATACCCGCATGTATGTCCGCACCAATGCTGACACCCCTAAGGATGCCCGCGTTGCACGCGAATTCGGTGCCAAGGGAATCGGTCTTTGCCGTACCGAACACATGTTCTTCGAAGGCGAACGCATCAAAGCCATGCGCGAAATGATTCTGGCTGATAATGAAGAAGGACGCCGCAAGGCCCTTAAGAAACTGTTGCCCATCCAGCGTGAGGACTTTGAAGGAATCTTCGAAGCCATGCAAGACCTGCCTGTAACAGTTCGTCTGCTTGACCCGCCTCTTCACGAATTCCTTCCCCAGGAGCCCGAAAACCAGGCTGTTATGGCCAAAGAAATGGGGATCACCCCCGAGGAAGTGAAAGCCAAGGTCGACTCTCTCCACGAACAAAACCCCATGCTGGGACACCGTGGATGCCGACTGGGTAATACCTATCCTGAAATCTCTGAGATGCAGGCACGCGCCATAATGGAAGCTGCCGTGAATCTGAAGAAAAAAGGCATCAAAGCCATCCCCGAGATTATGATCCCCCTCACGGGTACATTCGAAGAGATGAAACTCCAAGAAGAAATCGTTCGCACCACCTGTGAACAGGTGCTGGAAGAAAACAACGAGCGCATTGAATACCTGGTTGGTACAATGATCGAAATCCCCCGTGCTACCCTGATCGCTGACAAGATCGCCCAAACCGCCGAGTTCTTCTCGTTTGGTACCAATGACCTGACGCAGATGACCTTTGGCTACTCGCGCGACGATGCCGGGCGCTTCCTCCCCGTCTACCTGGAGAAGGGCCTGCTAAAGCACGATCCATTCCAGGTTCTTGACCAGGAAGGTGTTGGTCAGCTGGTACGCATTGGTGTTGAACGTGGCCGCCAGGGACGCCCAGGGCTGAAAGTGGGCATCTGTGGTGAACACGGCGGAGAACCCTCCTCTGTTGAATTCTGCAATAGCGTTGGAATGGACTATGTAAGCTGCTCACCCTTCCGCGTGCCCATCGCACGTCTGGCAGCAGCGCAGGCTGTGGTCCGCGAAAACCTCACCAAAAAAGGCGGTGCTGGTTATACCACTGCTTAA
- a CDS encoding tRNA threonylcarbamoyladenosine dehydratase has product MNTSHWQERTELLIKTENLDKLRAAHVFVAGLGGVGAYAAEMLCRAGVGQLTIADGDQVNPSNRNRQLLALESTHGKRKTSLMAQRLLDINPELKLTVHDEFLRDARTDEILEQSYNYVVDAIDTLSPKIFLIKSAVKLGLPLVSSMGAGGKLDPSKVVVADFSNTFHCNLARILRKRLRRLSVLGGFKAVFSTELVDEEAITPVENEPNKKTTVGTISYMPAIFGCVCASVVIRELLGIGIELVNRPRVASEKSGKVIAD; this is encoded by the coding sequence ATGAATACATCACACTGGCAGGAACGCACCGAATTGCTTATTAAGACCGAGAACCTGGACAAACTGCGCGCTGCGCATGTGTTTGTTGCAGGTCTGGGAGGGGTAGGGGCTTATGCGGCTGAAATGTTGTGCCGGGCAGGTGTGGGTCAGCTTACCATTGCTGATGGAGACCAGGTTAACCCCTCGAACCGTAACCGGCAACTACTGGCCCTTGAATCAACCCACGGGAAAAGGAAAACAAGCCTGATGGCCCAGCGGCTCCTTGATATCAACCCTGAATTGAAACTAACGGTGCATGATGAGTTTCTGCGCGATGCACGCACCGATGAAATCCTTGAGCAATCATACAATTATGTAGTAGATGCCATAGATACCCTCAGCCCGAAGATCTTCCTGATAAAAAGCGCAGTGAAACTTGGCCTCCCTCTGGTAAGTTCTATGGGGGCAGGAGGAAAACTTGACCCTTCAAAAGTCGTGGTGGCCGATTTCTCGAATACCTTTCATTGCAACCTGGCCAGGATTTTGCGCAAGCGCCTCCGCCGCTTGAGTGTTTTAGGGGGCTTTAAAGCGGTCTTTTCAACGGAGCTGGTGGATGAGGAAGCCATAACACCCGTGGAAAATGAACCCAATAAGAAAACCACCGTGGGTACAATCTCCTATATGCCGGCCATTTTTGGGTGTGTTTGTGCTTCTGTGGTGATTCGCGAATTGCTGGGTATCGGTATTGAGCTGGTCAACAGGCCCCGCGTTGCTTCTGAAAAATCCGGTAAAGTGATAGCCGATTAA
- the pckA gene encoding phosphoenolpyruvate carboxykinase (ATP) — translation MQTPDLSQYGIQDVKEIYYNLSFDEFFNHETNLSLEGFEKGFVTNLGAVAVDTGIFTGRSPKDKYIVREETSQDNIWWADGGNNRSDNKPISEDVWKELKQNTLNEFHGKRLYVQDAYCGANENTRLKIRIVTEVAWMAHFVKNMFIRPTKEELKDFEPDFVMLNACKTVNPKWKEQKLHSEVYVAFNLKEKCAVVGGTWYGGEIKKGFFSMMNYYLPLKGIAAMHCSANMGKDGDTAIFFGLSGTGKTTLSADPERFLIGDDEHGWDDEGVFNFEGGCYAKCINLCKENEPDIYNAIRRDALLENVVYDPKTGEVDFEDTSKTENTRVSYPIYHIQNIVKPVSKGTHPRKIIFLTADAFGVIPPVSRLTRDQAMYYFLCGYTAKLAGTELGIKEPVPTFSAAFGAAFLLLHPTVYAQELARKMDANDSNAYLVNTGWIGGAYGVGKRIDLRSTRNIITAILDDSINNAEYEEMAPFGLMIPTTVNGVSPAILNPRNAWKSPDEYNKQAIGLALKFIENFSRFTDTEEGKRLETAGPKASI, via the coding sequence CTGCAAACGCCTGATTTGAGCCAGTATGGCATTCAGGATGTGAAAGAGATTTATTACAATCTCTCGTTTGATGAATTTTTCAACCATGAAACCAATCTTTCACTTGAGGGTTTTGAAAAAGGTTTCGTCACCAATCTGGGCGCGGTGGCGGTCGACACAGGCATTTTCACTGGCCGTTCCCCAAAGGACAAGTATATTGTCCGCGAGGAAACCTCACAAGACAATATCTGGTGGGCTGATGGGGGAAATAACCGCTCAGATAACAAGCCTATTTCAGAGGATGTGTGGAAAGAACTCAAGCAAAACACCCTGAATGAATTTCATGGTAAAAGGCTTTATGTCCAGGACGCCTATTGCGGAGCCAATGAGAATACGCGCCTGAAAATCAGGATTGTCACAGAAGTTGCCTGGATGGCTCACTTTGTTAAGAATATGTTTATCAGGCCAACCAAAGAAGAGCTAAAGGACTTTGAACCCGACTTTGTGATGCTCAATGCCTGCAAAACGGTCAACCCAAAGTGGAAGGAGCAAAAACTCCACTCAGAAGTTTATGTTGCCTTTAACCTGAAAGAAAAGTGTGCCGTGGTTGGCGGTACCTGGTATGGAGGGGAAATTAAGAAGGGTTTCTTCTCGATGATGAATTATTACCTGCCCCTCAAAGGAATTGCTGCCATGCATTGCTCGGCCAACATGGGCAAGGACGGTGATACCGCTATATTCTTCGGACTTTCAGGAACAGGAAAAACAACACTGTCGGCCGATCCTGAACGTTTCCTCATTGGTGACGACGAACACGGTTGGGACGATGAAGGCGTCTTCAACTTCGAAGGAGGATGCTATGCCAAATGCATCAACCTTTGCAAGGAAAATGAACCCGATATATATAACGCCATCCGCCGCGATGCCCTGCTCGAGAATGTTGTTTACGACCCAAAGACTGGTGAAGTAGATTTTGAAGACACCTCCAAAACCGAGAACACCCGGGTCTCCTACCCCATTTATCATATTCAGAACATCGTAAAACCGGTTTCAAAAGGCACCCACCCTAGAAAAATCATCTTTCTCACTGCCGATGCCTTTGGTGTCATTCCACCTGTATCGCGCCTGACACGTGACCAGGCAATGTATTATTTCCTTTGCGGGTACACTGCCAAGCTGGCTGGCACCGAACTTGGCATCAAAGAACCTGTACCTACCTTTTCGGCAGCTTTTGGGGCGGCCTTTCTGCTGCTCCACCCCACGGTCTATGCCCAGGAACTGGCCCGCAAGATGGATGCCAATGACTCAAACGCCTACCTGGTAAACACCGGATGGATCGGTGGCGCTTATGGCGTTGGCAAACGCATTGACCTCAGGAGCACGCGGAACATCATAACCGCCATCCTCGACGACTCGATTAACAATGCCGAATACGAGGAAATGGCGCCTTTTGGCCTGATGATACCCACAACGGTTAATGGCGTCAGTCCTGCAATCCTCAATCCACGGAATGCATGGAAATCGCCAGATGAATACAACAAGCAAGCCATTGGACTAGCACTAAAGTTCATTGAAAACTTCAGCCGGTTTACGGATACCGAAGAAGGC